In Cercospora beticola chromosome 3, complete sequence, the following proteins share a genomic window:
- a CDS encoding uncharacterized protein (BUSCO:EOG0926390Q), with translation MEDLEQPETPTINSREDEPEGNNDQTDPLRPEIEEENDAGGTPPMADPTADTEVQEELPTNGADEADDEADGGNPANTDRAVQDDEDDDSELEELDEQEFADFDATALNIPDKPIDVDESNVALLGVHKRKRTAEEEAERERKKKKKEKKRDKPSRRRRGEDEDDFEGGPEMDGKRSRKGKGSKPSGSSKRERTPIDLDSLPPDERRRRALDAKIDEALKTHRVSRRKAAQDMEERADQELSEMRTRIAKACEADAQARQRGEVAVQKLKILPEVVELMNRNTIQSQLVDPDINILESVRFMLEPADQDAALPNYQIQRELFAILSKLNIGKEALVASAIGKVVLFYTKSSQPQPDIKRQAEQLVAEWTRVILNKGKDARSKPVETRGYDPLVAAASQRMGGSQVDRTAVAAEKRKRALELPGPANRARVLGGVGTYSIAPVSNLSNAQGVSARKTQGANDEAFRRIAARSSQKAGKR, from the exons ATGGAGGATCTCGAGCAGCCAGAGACGCCGACCATCAACAGCCGCGAGGACGAGCCAGAGGGCAACAATGACCAAACCGACCCTCTGCGCCCGGAGATAGAAGAGGAGAACGATGCGGGAGGAACGCCCCCAATGGCTGATCCTACCGCCGACACCGAGGTGCAGGAGGAGCTGCCCACGAACGGCGCAGATGAGGCCGACGACGAAGCAGACGGCGGCAACCCAGCCAACACCGACCGGGCAGTccaagacgacgaagatgacgatTCAGAACTAGAAGAGCTGGACGAACAGGAGTTCGCCGACTTTGACGCCACGGCGCTGAACATCCCAGATAAGCCGATTGATGTGGACGAGAGCAATGTTGCTCTACTGGGTGTGCACAAGCGCAAGCGAAcggccgaagaagaggctgaGCGCGagcgaaagaagaagaaaaaagagaagaagagagacaAGCCAAGTCGGAGACGCAgaggcgaggatgaagatgactTTGAGGGCGGGCCAGAAATGGATGGCAAGCGCTCGAGAAAAGGCAAGGGATCAAAGCCGAGTGGCAGCTCAAAGAGGGAGAGGACGCCGATTGATCTTGACAGCCTGCCACCGGATGAGC GCCGTCGTCGTGCACTCGATGCGAAGATTGATGAGGCTCTCAAGACACATCGTGTGTCTCGCCGCAAAGCCGCCCAGGACATGGAAGAGCGCGCCGACCAAGAACTTTCAGAAATGCGTACTCGCATCGCTAAAGCTTGTGAGGCTGATGCTCAGGCTCGACAGCGAGGCGAAGTCGCCGTTCAGAAGCTCAAGATTCTCCCCGAGGTCGTGGAGCTCATGAACCGCAACACCATTCAGTCGCAACTCGTTGATCCGGATATCAACATTCTCGAATCTGTCCGATTTATGCTCGAACCCGCCGATCAAGATGCGGCCTTGCCAAACTACCAGATCCAGCGTGAGCTCTTTGCTATCCTCTCAAAGCTCAACATTGGAAAGGAAGCACTCGTTGCTTCAGCTATCGGCAAAGTCGTGCTTTTCTATACCAAATCATCCCAACCACAACCAGACATCAAGAGACAAGCCGAACAACTCGTCGCAGAATGGACCCGCGTTATTCTGAACAAGGGCAAAGATGCTCGCTCCAAGCCTGTCGAGACGAGAGGCTACGACCCATTGGTTGCGGCTGCGAGCCAGAGAATGGGAGGTAGTCAAGTTGATCGTACTGCAGTGGCTGCAGAGAAGCGGAAGAGAGCACTCGAACTTCCTGGACCAGCGAACCGAGCGAGAGTATTGGGTGGTGTCGGAACGTACAGCATTGCGCCTGTCAGTAATTTGAGTAACGCTCAAGGTGTGAGTGCGCGAAAGACGCAGGGCGCGAACGACGAGGCATTTAGGAGAATTGCGGCGAGGAGTTCGCAGAAGGCTGGAAAGCGGTAG